The Triticum dicoccoides isolate Atlit2015 ecotype Zavitan chromosome 6A, WEW_v2.0, whole genome shotgun sequence genome has a window encoding:
- the LOC119317985 gene encoding cell number regulator 1-like produces MYPTTPSDAYDRFSSGPPPTAPPPQQQPTYNHAMNQSHHARPAAGLARWSTGLFHCMDDPGNCLITCLCPCITFGQIADIVDRGTCSCAGSGAAYAAICATTGMGCLYSCVYRTKMRAHYDLDEGECPDFLVHWCCELCALCQEYRELKNRGFDMGIGWDANMERRNRGVTGGQVMGAPATPVGMMR; encoded by the exons ACCCCCTCCGACGCGTACGACAGGTTCAGCAGCGGGCCTCCGCCCACggcgccgccgccgcagcagcagcCCACGTACAACCACGCCATGAACCAGAGCCACCACGCCCGCCCCGCCGCCGGGCTGGCGCGCTGGTCCACCGGCCTCTTCCACTGCATGGACGACCCCGGGAACT GTCTCATCACCTGCCTGTGCCCCTGCATCACGTTCGGGCAGATCGCGGACATCGTGGACAGAGGAACCTGCT CGTGCGCCGGGAGCGGGGCGGCCTACGCGGCCATCTGCGCGACGACGGGGATGGGGTGCCTCTACTCGTGCGTCTACCGCACCAAGATGCGGGCGCACTACGACCTGGACGAGGGGGAGTGCCCGGACTTCCTCGTGCATTGGTGCTGCGAGCTCTGCGCGCTCTGCCAGGAGTACCGGGAGCTCAAGAACCGCGGCTTCGACATGGGGATCGGCTGGGACGCCAACATGGAGCGCCGGAACCGGGGCGTCACCGGCGGCCAGGTCATGGGGGCGCCGGCCACGCCCGTCGGCATGATGAGGTAG